From Acidothermus cellulolyticus 11B, a single genomic window includes:
- a CDS encoding histidinol-phosphate transaminase — translation MTTPDVTTGGAAGAGGTARPARAAAGFTPPLRLDLVGERPYGAPQLAVPVRLNTNENPYPPPPQVAAAMADEIRRIAAGLNRYPDREAAVLRADLAEYLAATEHVSLDVARIWAANGSNEIFHQLLLAFGGPGRRALSFAPTYSMYPQYCRDTFTRYATEPRGADFSVDTEAACAAVRRHRPTVTFLAAPNNPTGTAVPLDTVAHLASAAAESGGLLVVDEAYAEFRRPGTTSALTLLDDFPNLVVTRTMSKAFAAAGVRLGYLAAHPAVVDALRIVRLPYHLSTVTQAVARVALAHAAELLAQVAEIRAERDAAVAWLRESGFTAAESDANFVLFGIFADAHRVWQELVDAGVLIRETGPDGWLRVSIGTPEEMRAFRTALAAAPAAGRRVRRTDGAPHQEGGVT, via the coding sequence ATGACGACGCCTGACGTCACCACCGGGGGCGCTGCTGGGGCCGGCGGTACGGCCCGGCCCGCGCGGGCCGCGGCGGGTTTCACGCCGCCGCTGCGGCTCGATCTGGTCGGTGAGAGACCGTACGGCGCTCCGCAACTCGCCGTTCCCGTGCGGTTGAACACCAACGAGAATCCCTACCCGCCGCCGCCGCAGGTGGCCGCCGCAATGGCCGACGAGATTCGCCGCATTGCCGCCGGCCTCAACCGGTACCCGGACCGTGAAGCCGCTGTGCTCCGCGCCGATCTTGCTGAATATCTCGCGGCGACCGAGCACGTCAGCCTGGACGTCGCCCGGATCTGGGCCGCCAACGGGTCCAACGAAATCTTCCACCAGCTGCTGCTCGCGTTCGGTGGACCGGGCCGGCGTGCGCTGAGTTTCGCCCCGACGTACTCGATGTATCCGCAGTACTGCCGCGACACCTTCACCCGCTATGCCACCGAACCCCGCGGAGCGGATTTCAGCGTGGACACCGAGGCGGCGTGCGCGGCGGTCCGCCGGCACCGGCCGACCGTGACATTCCTTGCCGCGCCGAACAATCCAACGGGCACGGCGGTCCCCCTCGACACGGTGGCACACCTCGCGTCCGCGGCCGCGGAGAGCGGGGGATTGCTCGTCGTCGACGAGGCGTACGCCGAATTCCGCCGCCCGGGAACGACCAGCGCGTTGACCCTGCTGGACGATTTTCCGAACCTCGTCGTGACCCGGACGATGAGCAAGGCATTTGCCGCCGCCGGCGTCCGGCTGGGGTATCTCGCCGCTCACCCGGCGGTTGTCGACGCGTTGCGGATTGTCCGGCTGCCGTACCATTTGTCGACGGTTACCCAAGCGGTGGCACGGGTTGCGCTTGCGCACGCGGCGGAATTGCTCGCTCAGGTCGCCGAGATTCGCGCGGAACGGGACGCCGCCGTCGCCTGGCTGCGGGAATCCGGCTTCACGGCGGCGGAATCGGACGCGAATTTCGTGCTGTTCGGGATTTTCGCCGATGCGCACCGGGTCTGGCAGGAATTGGTCGACGCCGGCGTGCTCATCCGGGAGACCGGGCCGGACGGTTGGCTGCGGGTGAGCATCGGGACACCGGAGGAAATGCGCGCTTTCCGCACCGCCTTGGCCGCCGCACCGGCTGCGGGCCGGCGGGTGCGGCGTACCGACGGTGCGCCGCATCAGGAGGGAGGGGTGACGTGA
- the hisB gene encoding imidazoleglycerol-phosphate dehydratase HisB, which yields MDPTASGRQAPRNPRQATVQRETKETSVSVALVVDGTGTVDIDTGVPFYDHMLAQLGKHAGFDLTVVTRGDLDVDAHHTVEDTALALGQAFREALGDKAGIRRFGDALVPLDEALCQVAVDLSGRPYLVHSEPEMVELIGTYETTLTRHVWESFVAQAHICLHIQVLAGRNAHHINEVQFKAVARALRDAVRLDGVAGVPSTKGAL from the coding sequence ATGGACCCGACCGCTTCAGGCCGGCAGGCTCCCCGCAACCCTCGGCAGGCCACGGTCCAGCGGGAAACAAAAGAGACCTCGGTCTCCGTCGCTCTCGTCGTTGACGGCACCGGCACGGTCGACATCGACACCGGTGTCCCGTTCTACGACCACATGCTTGCCCAGCTTGGCAAGCACGCGGGTTTCGATCTCACCGTCGTCACTCGCGGTGATCTTGACGTCGACGCCCACCACACTGTCGAGGACACCGCCCTCGCCCTCGGCCAAGCGTTCCGCGAGGCGCTCGGCGACAAGGCGGGCATCCGCCGGTTCGGCGACGCGCTGGTGCCCCTCGACGAAGCGCTCTGCCAGGTCGCTGTCGACCTCTCGGGGCGGCCGTACCTCGTGCACAGCGAACCGGAGATGGTCGAACTCATCGGGACGTACGAAACCACGCTGACCCGCCACGTCTGGGAATCCTTTGTCGCGCAGGCGCACATCTGCCTGCACATCCAGGTGCTGGCCGGGCGGAATGCGCATCACATCAACGAGGTGCAGTTCAAGGCCGTCGCCCGCGCGTTGCGGGACGCCGTCCGCCTGGACGGCGTGGCCGGCGTGCCGAGCACGAAAGGCGCCCTGTGA
- the hisH gene encoding imidazole glycerol phosphate synthase subunit HisH, producing MKPRIVVLDYGSGNVRSVQRALQRIGAEVTVTADAGAALAADGLVVPGVGAFAACMAGIVRVGGIEVLRKRLESRAPLFGICVGFQVLFDYGVESGVRTEGLAFWSGGVERLAAAVLPHMGWNTVTAPADTVLFRGVGAERFYFVHSYAPHTPTGNAALTRYEDDVFVSAVEDGVVVGTQFHPEKSGDAGAVVLRNWMESWT from the coding sequence GTGAAGCCGCGGATCGTGGTGCTCGACTACGGCTCGGGGAACGTCCGTTCCGTGCAACGCGCGCTGCAGCGCATCGGTGCGGAGGTGACGGTGACGGCGGACGCCGGCGCGGCGCTCGCGGCGGACGGGCTGGTCGTCCCCGGGGTTGGGGCGTTTGCCGCCTGCATGGCGGGAATTGTGCGGGTCGGCGGCATCGAGGTGCTGCGCAAGCGGCTGGAATCCCGAGCACCCCTCTTCGGCATTTGCGTCGGTTTTCAAGTTCTCTTCGACTACGGCGTGGAGAGCGGTGTGCGGACCGAGGGATTGGCCTTCTGGTCCGGAGGGGTCGAGCGGTTGGCGGCGGCCGTGCTCCCGCACATGGGATGGAATACCGTTACTGCGCCGGCAGACACCGTCCTGTTCCGCGGCGTCGGGGCTGAGCGGTTCTATTTCGTGCACTCGTACGCCCCGCACACACCGACAGGCAACGCCGCGCTCACGCGTTACGAGGACGACGTCTTCGTCTCCGCGGTCGAGGACGGCGTCGTTGTCGGCACCCAATTCCATCCGGAGAAATCCGGTGATGCGGGTGCGGTGGTGTTGCGGAACTGGATGGAGTCGTGGACGTGA
- the priA gene encoding bifunctional 1-(5-phosphoribosyl)-5-((5-phosphoribosylamino)methylideneamino)imidazole-4-carboxamide isomerase/phosphoribosylanthranilate isomerase PriA yields MTGLEILPAVDVAGGQAVRLVQGAAGTETRYGSPLEAALAWQAAGARWIHLVDLDAAFGRGSNRELLAEIVARVDVAVELSGGIRDDESLRVALATGCARVNIGTAALENPEWVRRVVAEYGEKIAVGLDVRDGRLAARGWTKDGGELFEVLARLDADGCARYVVTDVARDGTLGGPNIELLRAVCAATDRPVVASGGISSLDDVRAVAALVPLGVEGLIIGKALYAGVFSLREAMTAAQA; encoded by the coding sequence GTGACAGGTCTGGAAATCCTCCCGGCGGTCGACGTTGCCGGCGGCCAAGCGGTCCGACTGGTGCAAGGCGCGGCGGGGACGGAGACCCGCTACGGGTCGCCGCTGGAGGCCGCCCTGGCCTGGCAAGCGGCCGGGGCGCGCTGGATTCACCTCGTCGATTTGGATGCGGCGTTCGGCCGGGGGTCGAACCGGGAACTCCTTGCGGAGATCGTCGCGCGGGTCGACGTCGCCGTCGAACTCTCCGGCGGCATACGGGACGACGAGTCGCTGCGGGTCGCGCTGGCCACCGGATGCGCACGGGTGAACATCGGCACCGCCGCCCTGGAAAATCCGGAGTGGGTGCGCCGAGTGGTCGCCGAGTATGGCGAGAAAATCGCGGTCGGTCTCGACGTCCGGGACGGCCGGCTGGCGGCCCGGGGCTGGACGAAGGACGGCGGCGAGCTCTTCGAGGTTCTCGCCCGGCTCGACGCCGATGGCTGTGCGCGCTATGTCGTGACCGACGTCGCACGCGACGGCACACTGGGCGGACCGAACATCGAGCTGCTCCGCGCGGTCTGCGCCGCGACCGACCGGCCGGTGGTGGCAAGCGGCGGGATTTCCTCCCTGGACGACGTCCGCGCGGTTGCCGCTCTGGTGCCGCTCGGAGTCGAGGGGCTCATCATCGGAAAAGCGTTGTACGCGGGCGTCTTCTCCCTTCGGGAGGCGATGACGGCCGCTCAGGCGTGA
- a CDS encoding cation acetate symporter — protein sequence MNEPLAAVAVLAVAVVTAILGVRGLRVARTPADFLVAARQVPPLLNASAISGEYLSAASFLGIAGLAMFEGLGALWYAVGYAAGYLVLLVVVAAPLRRFGAYTIPDFAEGRLDSPRLRRYATVVVILISGFYLLPQLRGAGLTLQDIFGAPYWLGVTVVGTVVTLAIASGGMRGITIVQAFLFWLKLAALAIPALLLLTVIRHPPLHDAVRPAPPVFARTTSVRFPTTETIMVTTPVTVTGSGTVDSTSLHGARLLGAGAHRIAAGAELTFPAGTPAPAVAGNTTPTGTQWMSPLIRLNGRLIHPLAATYGVIIATFLGALGLPHILVRFYTNPDGQAARRTTAIVVLLVSCFYLLPGLFALLGRLNAPGLYATGQTDGVVLVLPRAQASGLAGDLLGAVTTAGAVAAFLSTSSGLLIAMAGAISHDILRRGSRAFRLAACGSGIAVTIGGLGVGSFSINVLVGWAFAIAASSFGPLLILGIWWRRLTGPGALAGLLLGGGTATAAIISAMAGLGRTGWPAVLLAVPAVWTVPTAFLAMVVVSRLTPRAIPRDVTAKLLALHLPEGVRGPGRRPTPGGAGPETVPARASVVPLTPERPSSPPEGRRRPRTTLFR from the coding sequence ATGAATGAGCCGCTTGCAGCGGTAGCCGTGCTCGCCGTCGCGGTGGTGACGGCGATTCTCGGCGTCCGTGGGCTGCGGGTGGCCCGCACGCCGGCTGACTTTCTCGTCGCGGCGCGCCAAGTGCCGCCGCTCCTCAATGCCTCGGCGATCTCCGGCGAATACCTCTCGGCTGCTTCTTTCCTCGGCATCGCCGGGCTGGCGATGTTCGAAGGCCTGGGCGCTTTGTGGTATGCGGTCGGATACGCCGCCGGATACCTCGTGCTCCTTGTCGTCGTCGCCGCTCCGCTGCGCCGCTTCGGTGCGTACACGATCCCGGATTTCGCCGAGGGCCGGCTTGATTCTCCGCGGCTTCGGCGATATGCGACCGTTGTGGTGATCCTGATCAGCGGTTTCTACCTGCTGCCTCAACTGCGCGGCGCCGGTCTCACCTTGCAAGATATATTCGGCGCCCCGTACTGGCTCGGCGTCACCGTGGTCGGCACCGTCGTCACCCTGGCCATCGCCAGCGGCGGCATGCGCGGTATCACGATCGTTCAGGCGTTTCTCTTCTGGTTGAAACTCGCGGCGCTGGCCATCCCTGCGCTCCTCCTGCTCACGGTGATCCGCCATCCACCGCTCCATGACGCGGTGCGGCCCGCGCCGCCGGTTTTCGCACGCACCACAAGTGTTCGCTTCCCCACCACCGAGACCATCATGGTCACGACTCCGGTCACCGTCACCGGCTCCGGCACGGTCGACAGCACCTCACTCCACGGCGCGAGGCTGCTCGGCGCCGGCGCCCACCGGATCGCCGCCGGCGCCGAACTCACCTTCCCGGCTGGAACCCCGGCACCGGCCGTCGCCGGCAACACCACCCCCACCGGCACGCAGTGGATGTCGCCGCTCATTCGCCTGAACGGCCGGCTCATTCATCCGCTCGCCGCCACCTACGGCGTCATCATCGCGACTTTTCTCGGCGCGCTCGGATTGCCGCACATCCTGGTCCGCTTCTACACCAATCCCGACGGACAGGCCGCCCGGCGCACCACCGCAATCGTCGTGCTGTTGGTTTCGTGCTTCTATCTCCTGCCCGGCCTCTTTGCGCTGCTCGGCCGGCTCAACGCGCCCGGCCTGTATGCCACCGGCCAGACCGACGGCGTCGTCCTCGTCCTGCCACGCGCTCAGGCGTCGGGGCTCGCCGGCGACCTTCTGGGGGCAGTGACAACCGCCGGGGCCGTCGCGGCGTTCCTCTCCACGTCGTCGGGCCTGCTCATCGCGATGGCCGGTGCGATCAGTCATGACATTCTGCGGCGCGGCTCCCGGGCATTTCGGCTCGCCGCATGCGGTTCCGGGATCGCCGTCACCATCGGTGGTCTGGGCGTAGGCAGCTTCTCCATCAACGTGCTCGTCGGTTGGGCGTTCGCCATCGCCGCATCCTCGTTCGGGCCGCTGCTCATCCTCGGTATCTGGTGGCGGCGGCTCACCGGTCCGGGTGCCCTCGCGGGACTGCTCCTCGGCGGCGGTACCGCGACCGCCGCCATCATCTCCGCAATGGCGGGCCTCGGCCGGACCGGATGGCCGGCGGTGCTCCTCGCCGTCCCCGCCGTGTGGACGGTGCCGACCGCATTCCTGGCCATGGTCGTGGTGTCCCGGCTCACCCCGCGGGCAATCCCGCGTGACGTCACAGCGAAACTGCTCGCCCTTCACCTCCCGGAGGGCGTCCGCGGTCCGGGACGGCGCCCCACGCCGGGCGGGGCCGGACCGGAGACTGTCCCGGCGCGGGCGTCGGTTGTTCCTCTCACGCCTGAGCGGCCGTCATCGCCTCCCGAAGGGAGAAGACGCCCGCGTACAACGCTTTTCCGATGA